One part of the Anaerolineales bacterium genome encodes these proteins:
- a CDS encoding PAS domain S-box protein, producing MNSPSVISEGERAILDSLVEGCQVIDSEWRYSYLNDAAVAQAHRSRSQLLGKTMMDCYPGIEATALFATLQKVMQSGRPERFKTDFSYPDAQQGWFELSVQAWRGGLMIFSWEVTQSQTTERQFEVQKHQLQTLRQVDLAISSHADLAAVSDRILDLVLASTTADAVDMLLFEPDLTSGSEIFYKGFQPESAADLVSFRGKGIDKRAMDNRATLFIPELESEPGFLRRKMAQREGFVSYVGTPVISNDRVIGILECFTRQRLESPPEWLSFFEALAGQTAIAVESKMAQLKAETSSQRLAGLLDTAMDAIITIDDKQKIILFNPAAEALFGYSNAEMIGQPINRLIPARFKDTHNQYVEKFGQSGATSRRKGALGEIFGQRADGEEFPLEASISSTEIKGKRFYSVILRDISERKRAEQDLRASEEQFTATFRLSPAPMVLTNLATQEVIDVNEVFCAFSGFSRNEIIGISASQLGLLDQDNLQKITDQINQTGAVQNLEVSVRIRNGDLKEVLASVTLLEVNGIHCALSTFIDITERNNSLRQLRATEEHNLILLQESQRRLGRTASLRTIDKAIINSLDLKFTLEIIVAQAIKELGVDAADILIYNETTHTLNYLAGQGFRTSAVQNVNIRLGQPYAGRVILERKPVFLSGLSKQENSHFQDDPHFHLEGFEEFHCVPLIAKGKALGVLETFSRKILKTDPEWLEYLETLASQAAIAIENNLLLNGLQRANNDLVLGYDATIEGWSRALELRDHETEGHTQRVTNLTLDLARSLDLSDEELVHIRRGALLHDIGKMGIPDRILRKPDKLDAEEWQLMKQHPTLAHRMLTPIAYLRDALAIPYSHHEKWDGSGYPRGLSGEEIPYAARIFAVADVYDALTSDRPYRKAWSRKKALNYIAEQAGSHFDPEIVKFFLKMEDGQ from the coding sequence GTGAACTCGCCGTCAGTAATCTCTGAGGGCGAACGGGCCATTCTGGATAGCCTGGTTGAAGGCTGCCAGGTTATCGATTCCGAATGGCGTTATTCATATCTAAATGATGCGGCCGTGGCCCAGGCGCACCGCAGCCGCTCTCAGTTACTCGGAAAAACAATGATGGACTGTTATCCGGGCATTGAGGCGACCGCGCTGTTCGCCACTTTGCAGAAAGTGATGCAGTCAGGCAGGCCAGAACGCTTTAAAACCGATTTCAGCTATCCGGATGCTCAACAGGGATGGTTTGAGCTCAGCGTGCAAGCCTGGCGCGGCGGCTTGATGATCTTCTCATGGGAGGTGACTCAAAGCCAGACGACAGAACGGCAATTTGAAGTTCAGAAGCACCAATTGCAGACTCTGCGCCAGGTGGATTTGGCCATCAGTTCCCACGCCGACCTGGCCGCAGTCAGTGACCGCATCCTTGACTTGGTGCTTGCCAGCACTACAGCGGATGCAGTTGACATGCTGCTTTTCGAGCCTGACCTAACATCTGGCAGCGAGATCTTTTATAAAGGCTTCCAGCCCGAGTCCGCCGCAGATTTGGTGAGCTTCCGCGGAAAGGGCATAGACAAGCGCGCCATGGACAACAGGGCCACGCTTTTTATTCCTGAGCTGGAAAGCGAGCCAGGCTTTTTGAGGCGCAAGATGGCCCAGCGCGAAGGCTTCGTAAGCTACGTTGGCACTCCAGTGATCTCTAATGACCGCGTGATTGGCATCCTTGAATGCTTCACTCGCCAACGCCTGGAATCTCCGCCCGAATGGCTTTCGTTCTTCGAGGCGCTGGCCGGACAAACCGCCATTGCCGTAGAAAGCAAAATGGCTCAGCTAAAAGCTGAGACCAGCAGCCAACGGCTGGCCGGCTTATTAGACACAGCCATGGATGCGATCATCACGATTGATGATAAGCAAAAGATCATACTCTTCAATCCAGCTGCCGAGGCGCTCTTTGGCTACTCGAACGCCGAGATGATCGGCCAGCCTATCAATCGCCTCATCCCCGCGCGCTTCAAGGATACCCATAACCAGTATGTCGAAAAATTCGGCCAAAGCGGCGCGACTTCAAGGCGGAAGGGCGCTCTCGGCGAGATTTTTGGCCAACGCGCAGATGGCGAGGAATTTCCCCTGGAAGCCTCAATCTCGTCTACCGAGATCAAAGGCAAACGTTTTTATTCGGTCATTCTTCGTGACATTTCAGAGCGTAAGCGAGCGGAGCAAGATCTGCGCGCCAGCGAAGAGCAGTTCACGGCCACTTTCCGGCTCAGTCCTGCTCCTATGGTGCTCACAAACCTGGCCACACAAGAAGTAATTGATGTCAATGAAGTGTTCTGCGCTTTTTCAGGTTTTTCGCGCAACGAAATAATCGGCATTAGCGCGTCCCAGCTCGGTCTCCTGGATCAAGACAATCTGCAGAAGATAACAGATCAGATCAACCAAACAGGGGCAGTTCAGAACCTTGAAGTCAGCGTTCGCATTCGCAACGGAGATTTAAAAGAGGTGTTGGCCTCAGTCACGCTGCTTGAAGTGAATGGTATCCATTGTGCACTTAGCACATTCATTGATATTACTGAACGCAATAACTCCTTGCGCCAGTTGCGCGCCACTGAGGAACACAATCTCATCCTGCTCCAGGAATCTCAGCGCCGCCTTGGCAGAACCGCCAGTCTCCGCACTATCGATAAGGCTATCATCAACAGCCTCGATCTTAAGTTCACTCTTGAAATTATCGTGGCCCAGGCGATCAAGGAACTCGGGGTAGATGCAGCGGATATCCTGATCTACAACGAAACCACACATACACTGAATTATTTGGCGGGCCAGGGATTCCGGACATCCGCCGTTCAGAACGTCAATATTCGCCTTGGCCAGCCGTACGCTGGCCGGGTTATTTTAGAACGCAAACCCGTCTTTCTCTCCGGCCTGAGCAAACAGGAAAACTCACATTTTCAAGACGATCCTCACTTTCACCTTGAAGGTTTTGAGGAATTCCATTGTGTGCCGCTGATTGCCAAGGGGAAAGCCCTTGGTGTTCTGGAAACCTTCAGCCGAAAGATCCTGAAAACTGATCCCGAGTGGCTTGAATATCTTGAAACCCTGGCCAGCCAGGCCGCAATTGCCATCGAGAACAATCTGCTGCTCAATGGTTTACAACGCGCCAACAACGATCTCGTCCTGGGATATGACGCAACCATAGAAGGCTGGTCTCGCGCCCTGGAACTGCGCGATCATGAAACGGAGGGCCACACCCAGCGCGTAACCAACCTCACGCTTGATTTGGCGCGCTCATTGGATTTGTCAGATGAAGAGCTCGTACATATTCGCAGAGGCGCCCTGCTACATGACATAGGCAAGATGGGCATCCCCGATCGAATACTACGTAAACCAGACAAGCTGGATGCTGAGGAATGGCAACTAATGAAGCAGCATCCAACGTTGGCCCACCGTATGCTTACTCCTATTGCCTATCTTAGGGATGCGCTCGCAATCCCGTACTCTCATCACGAAAAATGGGATGGCAGCGGCTATCCACGCGGCCTCAGCGGCGAGGAGATCCCATATGCCGCGCGCATCTTTGCCGTAGCAGACGTATACGACGCGCTCACCAGTGATCGGCCCTACCGGAAAGCATGGTCAAGGAAAAAAGCGCTTAACTACATAGCAGAACAGGCTGGATCTCACTTTGACCCTGAGATTGTGAAGTTCTTCCTCAAAATGGAAGACGGCCAATGA
- a CDS encoding restriction endonuclease subunit S, translating to MSEVTLRIEAEVTRKLNEVKKLYTPFRKGDILIAKITPSFENGKLAIANIRHELGFGTTEFHVVRPATSALDTKYLFHFLKQDAIRAVGAKRMTGSAGQKRLPASFVADLQIPLPSLAEQHRIAAIFDKVHELRALRRRALARLYDLAQSVFLEMFGDLAANNGWREVSIGEICDVKGGKRLPKGYSYSPEPTPYKYLRVLDFKTGVVNPNSLLYLYPETQAEISKYVVSEEDVVISIAGTIGATLPIGRSLHGVNLTENAAKLTPKRPNTYTANFLSFALQSPYMKSQITSQTGQVTIGKLALFRIEKIKFALPPIDLQKKFDDIYKATMELRVKHQLSISQLNDLASSLNQQFFC from the coding sequence GTGTCTGAAGTCACTTTAAGAATTGAAGCTGAAGTTACTCGGAAACTAAACGAAGTTAAGAAACTATACACTCCATTTAGGAAGGGGGACATCCTTATCGCAAAAATAACGCCATCTTTTGAGAATGGGAAACTTGCGATAGCGAATATAAGACATGAACTTGGGTTCGGAACAACCGAATTCCATGTTGTGCGTCCTGCTACCAGTGCATTGGATACCAAGTATTTGTTTCACTTCTTAAAGCAGGATGCGATAAGGGCTGTGGGAGCAAAGAGAATGACAGGGAGCGCAGGACAAAAAAGGCTTCCTGCCAGTTTTGTTGCTGACCTGCAAATCCCCCTCCCGTCCCTGGCCGAGCAGCACCGCATCGCCGCCATCTTCGACAAAGTGCATGAGCTGCGCGCCTTGCGGCGGCGAGCGCTTGCCCGGCTGTATGACCTGGCGCAGAGTGTATTCCTCGAGATGTTTGGGGACTTGGCAGCCAACAATGGATGGAGAGAAGTCTCAATCGGGGAGATATGTGATGTAAAAGGCGGTAAAAGACTACCCAAAGGGTACTCTTATTCGCCCGAACCCACTCCATATAAGTACTTGAGAGTTCTGGATTTCAAAACTGGTGTTGTAAATCCCAATTCGCTGCTCTACTTGTATCCAGAAACGCAGGCAGAAATCTCCAAGTATGTAGTTAGCGAAGAAGATGTCGTGATTAGTATCGCAGGTACTATTGGGGCAACCTTGCCTATTGGACGCAGTCTGCATGGGGTAAACCTGACTGAGAATGCAGCCAAGCTTACCCCTAAGCGCCCAAATACATATACTGCAAATTTTCTATCTTTTGCGCTGCAGTCGCCATACATGAAATCTCAGATTACTTCTCAAACTGGTCAAGTTACGATTGGCAAATTGGCTTTATTTAGAATTGAAAAAATTAAGTTCGCTTTGCCACCTATAGATTTACAAAAGAAATTTGATGATATTTACAAAGCAACTATGGAGTTGAGGGTAAAACACCAGCTTTCAATAAGCCAACTTAATGATTTAGCGTCATCTTTAAATCAACAGTTTTTCTGCTAA
- a CDS encoding DEAD/DEAH box helicase family protein, protein MSNFAFLLAEWPEAHAEANQAERYALSDPRAACLYARRALEQAVVWLYRHDSRLVYPYDDALMTLITTPEFEAHVPEPVRAKAHILRKLANKAVHGGPKVTTQQSVAALRELFHVLFWLASTYTGGDPKTVPQRFDETLLPPAEKDTQSTRKEVEELTRKLAEQDEQLTRQREAIEGYQLELQQLQVQFTHNRQTNERIPLDHDYSEADTRELIIDLLLREAGWDPVAENVAEYPVTGMPNPGDEGWVDYVLWGANGLPLGLIEAKRTSKDPKRGKQQAKLYADCLEQMHGQRPVIFYTNGYQIWLWDDERYPERQVQGFYTREQLELLIQRRQILQPLDTVATDRNIAGRSYQEEAIRAMTSHLSRSFRKGLLVMATGSGKTRVAIALVDVLMRAHWVKNVLFLADRKALVKQTATNFSKLLPGGSVVNLLRAEDPLEEAGENRVVVSTYQTMMSLVDEMDAEGRRHLGPGHFDLVIIDEAHRSVYQKFGAIFEYFDSLLLGLTATPKDEVERNTYRLFELPDGVPTFNYELDQAIADGYLVPYRAFSIDLHFPQQGITYDDLSDQEKLDWELLDWGEDQGIPQQISSSAVNSWLFNQDTVDKVLEVLVREGIHVAGGDRLGKTIIFARNHEHALFIEERFNANYPHLTGKFARVIDTYDSYAHTLIEGFEITNKDPQIAISVDMLDTGIDIPEVVNLVFFKPVHSKTKFWQMIGRGTRLCEDLFGPGQDKTEFFIFDVCRNFEFFALNPEGSRPTPAEPLGKRIFKLRVELLEKYPAAMFARPDEAQEIEKLSKKLKDLLHGQVAGMNPANFLVRPKQRWVDRFAARERWEQLSQGDLADLSLELAGLPTELDEDPEEVKRFDYLMLQLQIAQMDGAPKFAALRDSVIELAERLFSVNVPQVQEHRELLSALQEPDNWSRLGQERFELIRLTLRGLMIFLESRSRQPLYTDFEDTLDGLHEIPTQYGSTGVNLSQYKKKVEHFIKQNLDKPLIQKIRSAQPLLQIELDALEDFFFHATDIGSKSDFYRAYPNQELVPFIRSLIGLDRQAVLKAFGRFLDTRTYSANQIQFVNWIIQHLSANGRFELQLLYDQPYTDLHELGLDGVFSFQQAEELVEVISGFNQAS, encoded by the coding sequence ATGTCTAACTTTGCCTTCCTCCTAGCCGAGTGGCCAGAAGCGCACGCCGAAGCCAACCAGGCCGAGCGCTATGCGCTCAGTGACCCGCGGGCAGCCTGTCTGTACGCCCGCCGCGCCCTGGAGCAGGCAGTGGTCTGGCTCTACCGGCACGACAGTCGCCTCGTCTATCCGTACGACGATGCCCTGATGACCCTCATCACCACGCCGGAGTTCGAGGCGCATGTGCCAGAACCCGTGCGCGCCAAGGCGCACATCCTGCGCAAGCTCGCCAACAAAGCTGTCCACGGCGGACCCAAGGTGACCACCCAGCAATCAGTCGCCGCCCTGCGCGAGCTCTTCCACGTTTTATTCTGGCTGGCCAGCACATACACCGGAGGGGATCCCAAAACTGTCCCGCAGCGCTTTGATGAAACCTTGCTTCCCCCCGCAGAGAAGGACACCCAGAGCACGCGCAAAGAGGTTGAGGAGTTGACCCGCAAGCTGGCTGAGCAAGATGAACAACTGACTCGCCAGCGCGAAGCGATTGAGGGTTATCAGCTTGAACTGCAACAGCTCCAAGTACAGTTCACCCACAACCGCCAGACTAACGAGCGCATCCCGCTTGACCACGACTACAGCGAGGCCGATACCCGCGAGCTGATCATTGACCTGCTGCTGCGCGAAGCGGGTTGGGACCCGGTCGCCGAAAACGTGGCTGAGTATCCCGTGACCGGTATGCCCAACCCGGGCGACGAAGGTTGGGTGGATTATGTGCTCTGGGGCGCCAATGGCCTTCCACTGGGCCTCATTGAAGCCAAACGCACGTCCAAAGACCCCAAGCGCGGCAAGCAGCAGGCCAAGTTATACGCAGATTGCTTGGAGCAAATGCACGGCCAGCGTCCTGTTATTTTCTACACCAACGGCTACCAGATATGGCTATGGGATGACGAGCGCTACCCAGAGCGCCAGGTACAAGGCTTCTACACACGCGAACAACTCGAACTACTCATCCAACGCCGCCAGATCCTGCAGCCTCTGGATACGGTTGCCACCGATCGCAATATCGCCGGGCGTAGCTATCAGGAAGAAGCTATCCGCGCCATGACCAGCCATCTATCGCGGAGCTTCCGTAAAGGCTTGCTGGTCATGGCAACCGGCAGCGGTAAAACCCGCGTAGCCATCGCTCTGGTGGATGTGCTCATGCGCGCCCATTGGGTCAAGAACGTGCTGTTCCTGGCAGACCGCAAAGCCCTGGTAAAGCAAACTGCCACAAACTTCAGCAAGCTGTTGCCGGGCGGCTCGGTAGTCAATCTGCTTAGAGCAGAAGACCCGTTAGAAGAAGCTGGCGAGAACCGCGTAGTGGTCTCTACCTACCAAACCATGATGAGCCTTGTCGACGAGATGGACGCGGAAGGCCGCCGCCACCTCGGCCCCGGGCATTTCGACTTAGTGATTATTGACGAAGCCCATCGCTCTGTGTATCAGAAGTTTGGGGCAATTTTTGAATACTTCGACAGCTTGCTACTTGGCCTCACCGCCACACCTAAAGACGAAGTAGAGCGCAACACTTATCGCCTTTTCGAGCTTCCCGACGGCGTGCCTACTTTCAATTACGAGCTGGATCAGGCCATAGCCGATGGGTATCTCGTTCCGTACCGGGCATTTTCAATTGACCTGCATTTCCCGCAACAAGGCATCACATATGACGACCTCTCTGATCAAGAGAAGCTCGACTGGGAGCTGCTGGACTGGGGTGAAGATCAGGGAATCCCACAGCAGATAAGTTCTTCGGCGGTCAATTCTTGGCTTTTTAATCAAGACACCGTAGACAAAGTGTTGGAAGTGCTGGTGCGCGAAGGAATACATGTGGCCGGGGGCGATCGTCTTGGGAAGACAATCATCTTTGCCAGAAACCACGAGCACGCGCTTTTTATCGAGGAGCGCTTCAACGCCAACTACCCCCACCTCACCGGCAAGTTTGCCAGGGTGATCGACACCTACGACTCATATGCTCACACGCTGATCGAAGGTTTCGAAATAACGAACAAGGATCCACAAATCGCTATTTCTGTGGATATGCTAGACACCGGCATAGATATCCCAGAAGTAGTAAATCTTGTCTTCTTTAAACCGGTACACTCCAAAACCAAATTCTGGCAAATGATCGGCCGCGGCACGCGTTTGTGCGAAGACTTGTTTGGTCCCGGCCAGGATAAAACAGAGTTTTTTATCTTTGATGTATGTCGTAACTTTGAATTCTTTGCCTTGAACCCTGAGGGGTCTCGCCCTACTCCCGCAGAGCCACTTGGGAAACGCATCTTTAAATTGCGCGTAGAACTTCTAGAGAAGTACCCGGCTGCAATGTTTGCCAGGCCAGACGAAGCCCAGGAAATTGAAAAGCTCTCAAAGAAATTAAAAGACTTATTGCACGGCCAAGTGGCCGGCATGAACCCTGCCAACTTCCTTGTGCGGCCAAAGCAAAGATGGGTAGACCGATTCGCCGCTCGGGAGCGCTGGGAGCAGCTAAGCCAGGGCGATCTGGCCGATCTTTCCCTTGAGCTAGCTGGCCTGCCAACCGAGCTGGACGAGGACCCTGAAGAAGTCAAACGTTTTGACTACCTGATGCTGCAATTGCAGATTGCACAGATGGATGGCGCCCCCAAATTCGCTGCACTTAGGGACTCGGTTATTGAGCTTGCCGAGCGGCTGTTCAGCGTAAATGTGCCTCAAGTTCAGGAGCATCGAGAGCTCTTAAGCGCCCTGCAGGAACCAGATAATTGGTCGCGCTTGGGTCAAGAGCGGTTCGAGCTGATTCGCTTAACCCTGCGTGGCCTCATGATCTTTCTTGAAAGCCGTTCGCGACAGCCCCTATACACGGATTTTGAGGACACCCTAGACGGGTTGCATGAAATTCCGACCCAGTATGGGTCCACAGGCGTAAACCTAAGCCAATATAAAAAGAAGGTCGAGCATTTCATTAAACAGAACTTGGACAAACCGTTGATCCAGAAAATCCGCTCAGCACAACCTTTGCTACAGATTGAGTTGGATGCACTTGAAGATTTCTTCTTTCATGCAACAGATATAGGCTCAAAATCAGACTTCTACCGGGCGTATCCCAATCAAGAGCTAGTACCTTTCATTCGAAGTTTGATTGGGTTGGATCGCCAGGCAGTGCTTAAAGCCTTTGGCCGCTTTCTGGACACAAGAACCTATAGCGCAAATCAAATCCAATTTGTCAACTGGATTATTCAGCATCTATCCGCGAATGGTCGTTTTGAGTTGCAGCTGCTTTATGATCAGCCTTACACTGACCTTCATGAGCTGGGGTTAGATGGCGTATTTTCTTTTCAACAGGCCGAAGAGCTTGTAGAAGTAATCAGCGGATTCAACCAGGCGAGTTAA
- a CDS encoding DUF2007 domain-containing protein: MNSENRFVKLVTLHDPAQAEVLRGMLEAQGMQVLLTKEAAAQVYGTFVGSMSEIELYVAAEHEQAAKALVDEVIGK, encoded by the coding sequence ATGAACAGCGAGAACCGCTTCGTCAAACTTGTCACCCTGCACGACCCGGCGCAGGCCGAGGTTCTGCGCGGCATGCTGGAGGCGCAGGGCATGCAGGTGCTGCTCACCAAGGAAGCCGCCGCCCAGGTGTATGGAACCTTCGTCGGCAGCATGAGCGAGATTGAGCTTTACGTGGCCGCCGAGCATGAACAAGCGGCCAAGGCGCTAGTGGACGAGGTGATTGGGAAATAG
- a CDS encoding TIGR01777 family oxidoreductase: protein MTTTAHQRSARRPAKIVLAGGSGQVGTLLARHYHAQGHDVVVLSRRPTPQAWRTTHWDAQTLGDWTQQLEGADAVFGLAGRSVNCRYTPENKRLIMDSRVNSTRILSQAIAQAKNAPQVWIQASTATIYGHSYSRPNNEDGILGGEEPDAPHAWRFSIDVAKAWEQAANETETPLTRKVITRTVLTLSPDRGGIFDTLLGLVRRGLGGRVASGRQMVSWLHDADYIAAVDWLIANEHMSGIINLAAPNPLPMDDFMRALRRAWGIPIGLPSTRWMLEIASFFMQTETELILKSRYVLPGRLLAEGFEFQYPHWPAAAEDLCRRWKVNAVA from the coding sequence ATGACAACCACAGCGCATCAAAGGTCAGCTCGCCGCCCAGCTAAGATCGTTCTGGCAGGCGGCAGCGGCCAGGTCGGCACGCTGCTGGCACGCCATTATCATGCTCAGGGCCACGACGTCGTCGTACTCAGCCGCCGCCCCACTCCACAAGCGTGGCGCACCACTCACTGGGACGCGCAGACGCTCGGCGACTGGACGCAGCAGCTCGAAGGCGCCGATGCCGTCTTCGGTCTGGCCGGGCGCAGCGTCAACTGCCGCTACACGCCCGAGAACAAGCGCCTCATCATGGATTCACGCGTGAATTCTACGCGCATCCTGAGCCAGGCCATCGCCCAGGCGAAGAATGCACCCCAGGTCTGGATCCAGGCCAGCACCGCCACCATCTACGGCCACAGCTATAGTCGCCCCAACAACGAAGACGGCATCCTGGGCGGCGAGGAGCCTGACGCGCCACACGCTTGGCGCTTCAGTATTGATGTCGCCAAAGCCTGGGAGCAGGCCGCCAACGAAACCGAGACGCCGCTCACCCGCAAAGTGATCACCCGCACGGTGCTGACCCTCAGCCCAGACCGAGGCGGCATCTTCGATACCCTGCTCGGCTTGGTGCGCCGCGGCCTGGGCGGCCGGGTGGCCAGCGGCCGCCAGATGGTCTCCTGGCTGCACGACGCCGACTACATCGCCGCGGTGGACTGGCTCATCGCCAACGAGCACATGAGCGGCATCATCAACCTGGCCGCGCCCAACCCGCTGCCGATGGACGATTTCATGCGCGCCCTGCGCCGTGCCTGGGGCATACCCATCGGCCTGCCCTCCACACGCTGGATGCTGGAGATCGCTTCATTCTTCATGCAAACGGAAACAGAATTAATTCTCAAGAGCCGCTATGTTTTGCCTGGTCGCCTGCTGGCTGAAGGCTTCGAGTTCCAGTATCCCCACTGGCCCGCCGCGGCCGAGGATCTATGCAGGCGCTGGAAAGTCAACGCAGTCGCTTAG
- a CDS encoding SAM-dependent DNA methyltransferase: protein MLTGEIRNQIDRIWEVFWTGGIANPMEVIEQLTYLLFIKRLDEIETLEEAKANRLKEKRTKVLFAKDKQHLRWSHFRNLPAEELYTVIVDEVFPFIRTLGNGDYVTHMKDARFTLPPEKANLLTKVVGMLDNVPMTDRDTKGDVYEYLLSKLKTSGQNGQFLTPRHIIKMMVELVKPTPEDTICDPACGTAGFLVAAAEYLKDNHPEILQKAALRQRYEGDMFHGFDFDSTMLRIATMNMLLHGIDNPVIRNQDSLSEDAMTNGGQYSVVLANPPFTGSLDFDSTAKDLQAVAKTKKTELLFLALFLRLLKPGGRAAVIVPEGLLFGSSKSHKAIRKTLVEEHQLQAVISMPSGVFKPYAGVSTAVLVFTKTGAGGTEKVWFYQMQADGFSLDDKRTPLSQSHQENNIPDIVNRWSELDLEAGRTRDEQSFFVTKAGLLSNNYDLSINRYKEFSYKTQAVDSPGAILNNLNDLEKDIVKGLEDLQGALNEFAENRSV from the coding sequence ATGCTAACGGGAGAGATACGCAACCAGATTGACCGCATTTGGGAAGTGTTTTGGACCGGGGGAATTGCCAATCCAATGGAAGTGATTGAGCAGTTGACATACCTGCTCTTTATCAAGCGTCTAGATGAAATTGAAACACTAGAAGAAGCCAAAGCAAACCGTCTGAAAGAAAAACGAACTAAAGTGCTTTTTGCTAAAGACAAACAGCACTTGCGCTGGTCACATTTTCGCAACTTGCCCGCCGAAGAACTATATACGGTGATTGTGGATGAAGTTTTTCCATTCATCCGCACTCTCGGCAATGGCGATTATGTTACCCACATGAAAGATGCCCGCTTCACCCTGCCTCCCGAGAAAGCCAACCTGCTTACAAAGGTTGTGGGCATGCTTGACAACGTCCCCATGACAGACCGCGACACCAAGGGCGACGTATACGAATATCTATTGAGCAAACTAAAAACCTCCGGTCAAAACGGTCAATTCCTTACGCCACGCCACATAATCAAGATGATGGTTGAGTTGGTGAAGCCCACGCCCGAAGACACCATCTGCGACCCTGCCTGCGGCACAGCCGGCTTTCTGGTTGCTGCCGCCGAGTATCTTAAAGATAACCACCCAGAGATCCTTCAAAAAGCAGCGTTACGCCAGCGCTACGAAGGCGATATGTTCCACGGCTTCGATTTTGATAGCACCATGCTGCGTATTGCTACCATGAACATGCTCTTGCACGGCATCGACAACCCAGTTATCCGCAATCAGGACAGCTTATCCGAAGACGCTATGACAAATGGGGGGCAGTACAGCGTTGTGCTTGCCAACCCACCCTTCACCGGCTCACTAGACTTCGATAGCACCGCAAAGGATCTACAAGCGGTTGCCAAGACAAAGAAAACCGAACTTCTCTTTCTGGCCCTGTTTTTACGTTTGCTCAAGCCAGGCGGCCGCGCAGCTGTGATTGTGCCAGAAGGCCTGCTTTTTGGTTCCTCCAAGTCGCACAAGGCCATCCGCAAAACCCTTGTCGAAGAGCATCAATTGCAAGCCGTAATTTCAATGCCCTCGGGCGTGTTTAAACCCTATGCAGGCGTAAGTACGGCCGTGCTTGTCTTCACCAAGACCGGCGCGGGTGGTACGGAAAAAGTATGGTTCTACCAGATGCAGGCGGATGGCTTTAGCCTGGATGACAAAAGGACTCCTCTTAGTCAAAGCCATCAAGAAAACAATATCCCCGATATAGTCAACCGATGGAGCGAATTAGACCTCGAAGCGGGAAGGACACGGGACGAGCAATCCTTCTTTGTCACAAAAGCCGGGCTTCTCTCAAACAATTATGATTTGAGCATCAACCGTTATAAGGAGTTTAGTTACAAGACACAGGCTGTTGACTCGCCAGGGGCTATTTTGAATAACCTCAACGATCTTGAGAAAGATATCGTAAAGGGATTAGAAGACTTGCAAGGCGCGTTAAATGAGTTCGCCGAAAATCGCTCTGTCTGA